One region of Opitutales bacterium genomic DNA includes:
- a CDS encoding peptidylprolyl isomerase, which produces MNAIRSALVWGIFSAFSLTSIFAQTASSTYDRWEERYENGIAAIVEGRIITKEEVRLEMAPIVPQLIRDSRSPQEFNVQVEQLAKEILQSKIDRQLIIKEFFSDEKRQIPRSVIENEFEKMLLREFEGDRRALLEYLDSQNKTMVQYRRELEEDIVVQVMRGEIRRTMAEVSPEQIEEFYRDHKLEFYMESSVHLRQIQLAPYADETPDVLQQNAEKILTEFRQGTDFADLARRYSQDDMRRRGGDWGWIQMSDIREELAAVAFDLKSGDISEPVKLGDRIFILYVEEKRDEMIQPLPEVRERIETFISNTQAREIQQRWMERLRARGYVKYFL; this is translated from the coding sequence ATGAACGCCATCCGCTCCGCCCTGGTCTGGGGTATCTTTTCCGCCTTCAGCCTCACGTCTATTTTCGCACAAACTGCCAGCAGCACTTACGACCGCTGGGAAGAACGCTACGAAAACGGTATCGCAGCCATCGTCGAAGGCCGCATTATCACCAAAGAAGAGGTCCGGCTAGAGATGGCGCCGATCGTCCCCCAGCTTATTCGTGATTCCCGCTCCCCCCAGGAGTTCAACGTCCAGGTCGAGCAGCTCGCTAAGGAAATCCTTCAGAGCAAAATAGACCGTCAGTTGATCATCAAAGAATTTTTCTCGGATGAAAAGCGCCAGATCCCGCGCAGCGTCATCGAAAACGAATTTGAAAAAATGCTCCTGCGCGAGTTCGAAGGCGATCGTCGCGCCCTGCTCGAATACCTTGATAGTCAGAATAAGACCATGGTCCAATATAGACGCGAGCTGGAGGAGGATATCGTCGTCCAGGTCATGAGAGGCGAGATTCGCAGAACGATGGCTGAAGTCAGCCCCGAACAAATCGAAGAGTTTTATAGAGACCACAAGTTGGAGTTCTATATGGAATCATCCGTGCACCTACGCCAAATCCAGCTCGCACCCTACGCCGACGAGACGCCCGATGTGCTTCAGCAAAACGCGGAGAAAATCCTCACAGAATTTCGCCAGGGAACCGATTTTGCAGATTTGGCACGTCGCTATAGTCAGGACGACATGCGCCGTCGCGGAGGCGATTGGGGATGGATTCAAATGTCCGATATCCGCGAAGAACTCGCCGCAGTCGCTTTTGACTTAAAGTCAGGTGATATCAGTGAGCCGGTAAAACTGGGAGACCGTATTTTCATACTCTATGTGGAGGAGAAGCGCGATGAAATGATCCAGCCGCTCCCAGAGGTGCGCGAGCGCATTGAAACGTTCATTTCCAACACACAGGCGCGTGAGATTCAGCAGCGATGGATGGAGCGTTTGCGTGCACGGGGGTATGTGAAATACTTCCTCTAG
- a CDS encoding metalloregulator ArsR/SmtB family transcription factor, with product MEPLLLDALKLLADATRLRILHILAQEELSVAEIQEVLDMGQSRISSHLAQLRQGSLLEDRRDGKKVYYRLSSRLPETAELIVNQVLKEASADVRWEADRLNLSRIVERRRQLSEQYFNTIAGRLGRNYCPGRSWEALGHCLLQMTPAVKIVDLGAGEGMLSHLLAKRADSVVCVDISPKMVEFGADLARTNDIQNLEYILGDIERVPLEGGQFDFALLSQALHHAQHPERAVKEAYRLLKKGGRLVILDLREHSFEKAHELYADLWLGFAPHELESYLMKAGFGSIEVQPVAREENEPHFETLLATGVK from the coding sequence ATGGAGCCTCTTCTTTTGGATGCACTCAAGCTGCTCGCTGATGCGACACGCCTGCGTATTCTTCACATTCTCGCGCAGGAAGAATTATCGGTGGCCGAGATTCAGGAGGTGTTGGATATGGGGCAATCGCGTATTTCTTCCCATTTGGCTCAGCTGCGACAGGGGAGCCTGTTGGAGGATCGAAGAGACGGCAAAAAAGTCTATTACCGCTTGAGTTCGCGTCTGCCTGAGACCGCCGAACTCATCGTCAACCAAGTGTTGAAAGAAGCATCCGCGGATGTGCGTTGGGAAGCGGATCGTTTGAATCTCTCTCGGATCGTCGAGCGCCGTCGCCAGCTCAGTGAGCAGTATTTTAATACCATTGCTGGTCGCCTGGGTCGCAACTATTGCCCGGGTCGCTCGTGGGAAGCCCTGGGGCACTGTTTACTCCAGATGACTCCTGCGGTGAAGATTGTGGATCTGGGAGCCGGCGAGGGCATGCTCTCCCATCTCCTTGCGAAACGCGCAGATTCAGTAGTCTGCGTCGACATCTCTCCCAAAATGGTCGAATTTGGTGCAGACCTTGCGCGCACCAATGATATCCAGAATTTGGAGTACATCCTCGGCGACATTGAGCGAGTGCCCTTGGAAGGAGGGCAGTTCGACTTCGCTCTCCTGAGCCAGGCATTGCACCACGCGCAACATCCTGAGCGCGCAGTGAAAGAGGCGTATCGCCTGCTCAAAAAAGGAGGGCGTCTCGTCATCCTCGATCTGCGCGAGCACAGTTTTGAAAAGGCTCACGAACTCTATGCTGATCTCTGGCTCGGCTTCGCGCCCCACGAGCTAGAAAGCTATCTCATGAAGGCCGGATTCGGCTCAATCGAAGTGCAACCCGTCGCCCGCGAAGAGAACGAGCCGCATTTCGAGACGCTCTTGGCAACTGGAGTGAAGTAG